One region of Terriglobia bacterium genomic DNA includes:
- a CDS encoding PilZ domain-containing protein gives MFVRGVDQDGKEFLEFATALNISAGGILLATRRSLPRSTSLSLEIPVAPLPPNTISPQSVRSLKAKLVRITHGERCHLLGLKFNRPLHDTAKGKTASA, from the coding sequence GTGTTTGTCCGTGGAGTCGATCAGGACGGGAAGGAATTCCTGGAATTTGCTACCGCGCTAAACATCAGCGCCGGAGGCATCCTGCTGGCGACCAGGCGCAGCTTGCCGCGTTCCACCAGCCTCTCGCTGGAGATTCCGGTGGCGCCCCTGCCTCCCAACACGATTTCCCCGCAGTCGGTGCGCAGCCTGAAGGCAAAACTGGTTCGGATCACTCATGGCGAACGATGTCATTTGCTGGGCCTCAAGTTTAACCGTCCGCTGCACGATACTGCAAAAGGGAAAACTGCTTCCGCATAG